In Rattus norvegicus strain BN/NHsdMcwi chromosome 1, GRCr8, whole genome shotgun sequence, a genomic segment contains:
- the Vom1r46 gene encoding vomeronasal type-1 receptor 4 codes for MWLNLFTSGKNNMIPENLPMGILFFSQTAMGILGNWSILLHYGISINTGKSLMSKDQILKHLTLANALVIISRVIPHIMVQLGLQYLLNDLLCKLTLYSNRVSRGVSLHCTCLLSCFQAITINLSHSRWAKLAHSFSKYTVQFCSLSWLVHLLLNIRAAIHVIGPNTNKNFTRKIKLGYCSAFPLGNTITVLHLFLLCFTDGLYLSLMVWASVSMVSILYRHRSQVQYIHSPQHSLRMSPEGKATKTILILVCTFVFSYSMSFILVIYTVVFNNPRLWLINIFTFLDTCFPTFCPFILISNKQSTPKNHFSCCSRT; via the coding sequence ATGTGGTTAAATTTATTTACCTCAGGTAAAAACAACATGATTCCTGAGAACCTGCCAATGGGGATTTTGTTCTTTTCTCAAACAGCTATGGGGATCCTTGGCAATTGGTCAATTCTTCTTCATTATGGAATATCTATAAACACTGGAAAAAGTTTGATGTCCAAAGACCAGATTTTAAAGCATCTGACTTTAGCCAATGCCTTGGTTATTATCTCAAGAGTAATACCTCACATAATGGTACAGCTGGGGTTGCAGTATCTCCTGAATGACCTCTTATGTAAACTTACTCTCTACAGTAATCGAGTGTCCCGGGGTGTTTCACTGCACTGCACCTGCCTCTTGAGTTGTTTCCAAGCAATCACAATCAATTTGAGCCACTCCAGGTGGGCGAAGCTTGCACACTCATTTTCCAAGTACACAGTTCAGTTCTGCTCTCTAAGCTGGCTTGTGCATCTTCTTTTAAACATTAGGGCAGCTATACATGTGATAGGACCAAATACTAacaaaaatttcaccagaaaaATCAAGTTGGGGTATTGTTCCGCATTCCCTCTTGGCAATACTATAACTGTACTACATCTATTCTTGCTTTGTTTCACTGATGGTCTATATTTGAGTCTCATGGTATGGGCCAGTGTCTCCATGGTGAGCATTCTTTATAGGCACAGGAGTCAGGTACAGTATATCCACAGTCCCCAGCATTCCCTGAGAATGTCCCCTGAAGGCAAAGCCACAAAAACCATCTTGATCCTTGTGTGCACCTTTGTCTTCTCCTACTCAATGTCCTTCATACTAGTAATCTATACTGTGGTTTTTAACAATCCAAGGCTGTGGCTAATAAACATATTTACCTTTTTAGACACGTGCTTTCCTACATTTTGTCCCTTTATCCTTATAAGTAATAAGCAATCTACTCCCAAGAATCATTTTTCCTGCTgtagcagaacataa